The following coding sequences are from one Rattus norvegicus strain BN/NHsdMcwi chromosome 11, GRCr8, whole genome shotgun sequence window:
- the Eif4g1 gene encoding eukaryotic translation initiation factor 4 gamma 1 isoform X13: protein MNKAPQPTGPPPARSPGLPQPAFPPGQTAPVVFSTPQATQMNTPSQPRQHFYPSRAQPPSSAASRVQSAAPARPGPAPHVYPAGSQVMMIPSQISYSASQGAYYIPGQYPVQPGAPGFYPGASPTEFGTYAGAYYPAQSVQQFPASVAPAPVLMNQPPQIAPKRERKTIRIRDPNQGGKDITEEIMSGARTASTPTPPQTGGSLEPQPNGESPQVAVIIRPDDRSQGAAIGGRPGLPGPEHSPGTESQPSSPSPTPSPPPILEPGSESNLGVLSIPGDTMTTGMIPISVEESTPISCESGEPYCLSPEPTLAEPILEVEVTLSKPIPESEFSSSPLQVSTSLVPHRAETHEPNGVIPSEDLEPEVESSTEPAPPPLSACASESLVPIAPTAQPEELLNGAPSPPAVDLSPVSEPEEQAKEVPSAALASIVSPTPPVAPSDTSAAQEEEIEEDEDEDGEAESEKGGEDLPLDSTPVPAQLSQNLEVAAAPQVAVSVPKRRRKIKELNKKEAVGDLLDAFKEVDPAVPEVENQPPTGSNPSPESEGSAALPQPEEAEETWDSKEDKIHNAENIQPGEQKYEYKSDQWKPLNLEEKKRYDREFLLGFQFIFASMQKPEGLPHITDVVLDKANKTPLRSLDPSRLPGINCGPDFTPSFANLGRPTLSSRGPPRGGPGGELPRGPQAGLGPRRSQQGPRKETRKIISSVIMTEDIKLNKAEKAWKPSSKRTAADKDRGEEDADGSKTQDLFRRVRSILNKLTPQMFQQLMKQVTQLAIDTEERLKGVIDLIFEKAISEPNFSVAYANMCRCLMALKVPTTEKPTVTVNFRKLLLNRCQKEFEKDKDDDEVFEKKQKEMDEAATAEERGRLKEELEEARDIARRRSLGNIKFIGELFKLKMLTEAIMHDCVVKLLKNHDEESLECLCRLLTTIGKDLDFAKAKPRMDQYFNQMEKIIKEKKTSSRIRFMLQDVLDLRQSNWVPRRGDQGPKTIDQIHKEAEMEEHREHIKVQQLMAKGGDKRRGGPPGPPVNRGLPLVDDGGWNTVPISKGSRPIDTSRLTKITKPGSIDSNNQLFAPGGRLSWGKGSSGGSGAKPSDTASEATRPATLNRFSALQQTLPVENTDNRRVVQRSSLSRERGEKAGDRGDRLERSERGGDRGDRLDRARTPATKRSFSKEVEERSRERPSQPEGLRKAASLTEDRGRDPVKREATLPPVSPPKAALAVDEVERKSKAIIEEYLHLNDMKEAVQCVQELASPSLLFIFVRLGIESTLERSTIAREHMGRLLHQLLCAGHLSTAQYYQGLYETLELAEDMEIDIPHVWLYLAELITPILQEDGVPMGELFREITKPLRPMGKATSLLLEILGLLCKSMGPKKVGMLWREAGLSWREFLAEGQDVGSFVAEKKVEYTLGEESEAPGQRALAFEELRRQLEKLLKDGGSNQRVFDWIEANLNEQQIASNTLVRALMTTVCYSAIIFETPLRVDVQVLKVRARLLQKYLSDEQKELQALYALQALVVTLEQPANLLRMFFDALYDEDVVKEDAFYSWESSKDPAEQQGKGVALKSVTAFFNWLREAEDEESDHN, encoded by the exons CACTTCTACCCTAGCCGGGCCCAGCCCCCTAGCAGTGCAGCCTCCCGAGTGCAGAGTGCAGCCCCTGCCCGTCCTGGCCCAGCTCCCCATGTCTACCCTGCTGGATCCCAAGTAATGATGATCCCTTCCCAGATCTCCTactcagcctcccaaggagcCTACTATATCCCTGGACAG TACCCTGTGCAGCCAGGAGCCCCAGGCTTCTATCCAGGTGCAAGCCCTACCGAGTTTGGGACCTATG CTGGAGCCTATTACCCAGCCCAGAGTGTGCAGCAGTTTCCTGCTAGTGTGGCTCCTGCCCCAGTTCTGATGAACCAGCCACCCCAGATTGCCCCTAAGAGGGAACGGAAAACT ATCCGAATTCGAGACCCAAACCAAGGAGGGAAGGATATCACAGAAGAGATCATGTCTGGGGCCCGTACTGCCTCCACACCCACTCCTCCCCAG ACGGGAGGCAGTCTGGAGCCTCAACCCAATGGGGAGTCGCCTCAGGTTGCTGTCATTATCCGGCCAG ATGACCGGTCACAGGGAGCAGCCATTGGGGGGCGGCCAGGGCTGCCTGGCCCAGAGCACAGCCCTGGCACAGAGTCTCAGCCTTCGTCGCCTTCTCCAACCCCATCACCACCCCCAATTTTGGAGCCGGGGTCTGAGTCTAATCTTGGAGTCCTCTCTATTCCTGGGGACACTATGACAACGGGGATGATACCAATTTCTGTAGAAGAATCGACCCCCATCTCTTGTGAATCTGGGGAGCCATATTGCCTCTCTCCAGAACCCACTCTTGCCGAACCCATACTGGAAGTAGAAGTGACACTCAGCAAACCCATTCCAGAATCTGAGTTCTCTTCCAGTCCTCTCCAGGTTTCCACGTCCCTGGTGCCTCACAGGGCTGAAACTCATGAGCCCAATGGCGTGATCCCATCTGAGGATCTGGAACCAGAGGTGGAGTCAAGCACGGAGCcagctcctccccctctttcaGCTTGTGCTTCTGAATCGCTTGTGCCCATTGCTCCAACTGCCCAACCCGAGGAGCTGCTCAATGGAGCCCCCTCGCCACCAGCTGTGGACCTCAGCCCCGTCAGTGAGCCCGAGGAGCAGGCCAAGGAGGTTCCCTCAGCGGCACTGGCCAGCATTGTCTCTCCCACTCCACCTGTGGCTCCTTCTGATACTTCTGCTGCTCaggaggaagaaatagaagaagatgaagatgaagatggagaagctgagagtgagaagggaggagaggacctCCCTCTCGATAGTACTCCTGTCCCAGCCCAATTGTCTCAGAATTTAGAGGTGGCAGCAGCTCCCCAAG TGGCAGTGTCTGTGCCAAAGAGGAGACGGAAAATTAAAGAGCTAAACAAGAAAGAGGCTGTGGGTGACCTTCTCGATGCCTTCAAGGAG GTGGACCCAGCAGTACCAGAGGTGGAGAATCAGCCTCCTACTGGCAGCAACCCAAGCCCAGAGTCTGAGGGCAGTGCTGCGCTCCCACAgcctgaggaagcagaggaaaccTGGGACTCTAAGGAAGACAAAATTCACAATGCCGAGAACATTCAGCCTGGGGAACAGAAGTACGAGTACAAGTCAG ATCAGTGGAAGCCTCTCAACCTTGAAGAGAAGAAGCGTTATGATAGGGAGTTCCTGCTGGGCTTTCAGTTCATCTTTGCCAGtatgcagaagccagaaggatTGCCCCATATCACTGATGTGGTGCTGGACAAG GCTAATAAAACACCACTTCGGTCACTGGATCCCTCCAGACTACCTGGCATAAACTGTGGCCCAGATTTCACTCCATCCTTTGCCAACCTTGGCCGACCAACCCTCAGCAGCCGTGGGCCCCCAAGGGGTGGGCCAGGTGGGGAGCTGCCCCGAGGGCCG caggctggcctgggacccaGGCGCTCTCAGCAGGGTCCACGGAAGGAAACTCGCAAGATCATTTCCTCAGTGATAATGACTGAAGACATAAAACTGAACAAAGCAGAGAAGGCGTGGAAACCCAGTAGCAAACGGACAGCCGCTGATAAGGATCGAGGGGAGGAGGATGCTGACGGAAGCAAGACCCAG GACCTGTTCCGAAGGGTACGCTCCATCTTGAATAAGCTGACACCCCAGATGTTTCAGCAGCTGATGAAGCAGGTGACACAGCTGGCCATTGACACGGAGGAACGCCTCAAAGGAGTCATTGACCTCATCTTCGAGAAAGCCATTTCAGAGCCCAACTTCTCTGTGGCTTATGCCAACATGTGCCGCTGCCTCATGGCG CTGAAAGTGCCCACTACAGAAAAGCCAACAGTGACTGTGAATTTTCGAAAACTGTTGTTAAATCGGTGTCAGAAAGAATTtgagaaagacaaagatgatgatgaagtttttgaaaaaaagcaaaaagaaatggATGAAGCTGCTACG GCAGAAGAACGGGGACGCCTGAAAGAAGAACTAGAAGAGGCCCGGGACATAGCTCGGCGGCGCTCTTTAGGGAATATCAAGTTCATTGGGGAGCTATTCAAGTTGAAGATGTTAACAGAAGCAATAATGCATGACTGTGTGGTCAAACTACTTAAAAACCATGATGAGGAGTCCCTAGAATGCCTCTGCCGTCTCCTCACCACGATTGGCAAAGACCTGGACTTTGCAAAAGCCAAG CCTCGAATGGATCAGTATTTCAACCAGATGgaaaaaatcattaaagaaaagaaGACCTCATCTCGCATCCGTTTTATGCTACAGGATGTGCTTGACCTGCGGCAG AGCAATTGGGTGCCGCGTCGCGGGGATCAGGGCCCCAAGACGATCGATCAGATTCACAAGGAGGCTGAAATGGAGGAACACAGGGAGCACATCAAGGTCCAGCAGCTCATGGCCAAGGGCGGCGACAAGCGTCGGGGCGGCCCTCCAGGCCCTCCTGTCA ACCGTGGCCTTCCACTTGTGGATGATGGTGGCTGGAATACAGTCCCCATCAGCAAAGGCAGTCGCCCCATTGACACCTCACGGCTCACCAAGATCACAAAG CCTGGGTCCATTGATTCTAACAACCAGCTCTTTGCACCTGGAGGACGACTGAGTTGGGGCAAGGGCAGCAGTGGGGGATCAGGAGCCAAACCCTCAGACACAG CATCGGAAGCTACTCGTCCAGCTACTTTGAATCGCTTTTCTGCTCTTCAACAAACATTACCCGTAGAGAACACAGATAACAGACGTGTTGTACAGAG GAGCAGCTTAAGCCGGGAACGAGGTGAGAAAGCTGGGGACCGGGGAGACCGGCTAGAGCGCAGTGAGCGGGGAGGTGACCGTGGGGACCGACTTGATCGTGCCAGAACACCTGCCACCAAGCGAAGTTTtagcaaagaagtggaggagcGGAGTAGAGAGCGGCCATCCCAGCCTGAGGGACTCCGCAAGGCAGCTAGCCTCACGGAGGATCGAGGTCGGGATCCTG TGAAGCGGGAAGCCACTCTACCTCCAGTGAGCCCTCCAAAGGCTGCGCTCGCTGTGGATGAGGTGGAGAGGAAGTCGAAGGCCATCATTGAAGAGTATCTCCATCTCAATGACATGAAGGAGGCCGTGCAGTGCGTCCAGGAGCTGGCTTCACCCTCCCTGCTCTTCATCTTTGTACGGCTTGGCATCGAGTCCACGCTGGAGCGAAGCACCATTGCTCGTGAGCACATGGGGAGACTGCTGCACCAGCTACTCTGCGCAGGGCACCTCTCTACTGCCCAGTACTACCAAGG GCTGTATGAAACACTAGAATTGGCTGAGGACATGGAAATCGACATCCCTCATGTATGGCTTTACCTGGCAGAACTGATAACACCTATTCTTCAGGAAGACGGGGTACCCATGGGAGAGCTCTTTAG GGAAATTACGAAGCCTCTGAGACCCATGGGCAAAGCCACTTCTTTGTTGCTGGAGATCCTGGGTCTCTTATGCAAGAGCATG GGTCCCAAAAAGGTGGGAATGCTGTGGCGAGAGGCTGGGCTAAGCTGGAGGGAATTTCTAGCAGAAGGCCAAGACGTTGGCTCATTTGTGGCTGAAAAG AAGGTGGAATATACCTTGGGAGAAGAATCTGAAGCTCCTGGCCAGAGGGCACTTGCCTTTGAGGAGCTGCGAAGGCAGCTCGAGAAGCTGCTGAAGGACGGCGGCAGTAACCAGCGTGTGTTTGACTGGATAGAG GCCAACCTGAATGAGCAGCAGATAGCATCCAATACATTAGTTCGAGCCCTCATGACAACTGTCTGTTATTCTGCAATTATCT tTGAGACTCCTCTCCGAGTGGATGTTCAAGTGTTGAAAGTGCGAGCAAGACTGCTTCAGAAATACCTGAGTGATGAGCAGAAGGAGCTACAAGCACTCTATGCTCTCCAGGCCCTTGTAGTGACCTTAGAACAGCCTGCCA
- the Eif4g1 gene encoding eukaryotic translation initiation factor 4 gamma 1 isoform X17 — translation MSGARTASTPTPPQTGGSLEPQPNGESPQVAVIIRPDDRSQGAAIGGRPGLPGPEHSPGTESQPSSPSPTPSPPPILEPGSESNLGVLSIPGDTMTTGMIPISVEESTPISCESGEPYCLSPEPTLAEPILEVEVTLSKPIPESEFSSSPLQVSTSLVPHRAETHEPNGVIPSEDLEPEVESSTEPAPPPLSACASESLVPIAPTAQPEELLNGAPSPPAVDLSPVSEPEEQAKEVPSAALASIVSPTPPVAPSDTSAAQEEEIEEDEDEDGEAESEKGGEDLPLDSTPVPAQLSQNLEVAAAPQVAVSVPKRRRKIKELNKKEAVGDLLDAFKEVDPAVPEVENQPPTGSNPSPESEGSAALPQPEEAEETWDSKEDKIHNAENIQPGEQKYEYKSDQWKPLNLEEKKRYDREFLLGFQFIFASMQKPEGLPHITDVVLDKANKTPLRSLDPSRLPGINCGPDFTPSFANLGRPTLSSRGPPRGGPGGELPRGPQAGLGPRRSQQGPRKETRKIISSVIMTEDIKLNKAEKAWKPSSKRTAADKDRGEEDADGSKTQDLFRRVRSILNKLTPQMFQQLMKQVTQLAIDTEERLKGVIDLIFEKAISEPNFSVAYANMCRCLMALKVPTTEKPTVTVNFRKLLLNRCQKEFEKDKDDDEVFEKKQKEMDEAATAEERGRLKEELEEARDIARRRSLGNIKFIGELFKLKMLTEAIMHDCVVKLLKNHDEESLECLCRLLTTIGKDLDFAKAKPRMDQYFNQMEKIIKEKKTSSRIRFMLQDVLDLRQSNWVPRRGDQGPKTIDQIHKEAEMEEHREHIKVQQLMAKGGDKRRGGPPGPPVNRGLPLVDDGGWNTVPISKGSRPIDTSRLTKITKPGSIDSNNQLFAPGGRLSWGKGSSGGSGAKPSDTASEATRPATLNRFSALQQTLPVENTDNRRVVQRSSLSRERGEKAGDRGDRLERSERGGDRGDRLDRARTPATKRSFSKEVEERSRERPSQPEGLRKAASLTEDRGRDPVKREATLPPVSPPKAALAVDEVERKSKAIIEEYLHLNDMKEAVQCVQELASPSLLFIFVRLGIESTLERSTIAREHMGRLLHQLLCAGHLSTAQYYQGLYETLELAEDMEIDIPHVWLYLAELITPILQEDGVPMGELFREITKPLRPMGKATSLLLEILGLLCKSMGPKKVGMLWREAGLSWREFLAEGQDVGSFVAEKKVEYTLGEESEAPGQRALAFEELRRQLEKLLKDGGSNQRVFDWIEANLNEQQIASNTLVRALMTTVCYSAIIFETPLRVDVQVLKVRARLLQKYLSDEQKELQALYALQALVVTLEQPANLLRMFFDALYDEDVVKEDAFYSWESSKDPAEQQGKGVALKSVTAFFNWLREAEDEESDHN, via the exons ATGTCTGGGGCCCGTACTGCCTCCACACCCACTCCTCCCCAG ACGGGAGGCAGTCTGGAGCCTCAACCCAATGGGGAGTCGCCTCAGGTTGCTGTCATTATCCGGCCAG ATGACCGGTCACAGGGAGCAGCCATTGGGGGGCGGCCAGGGCTGCCTGGCCCAGAGCACAGCCCTGGCACAGAGTCTCAGCCTTCGTCGCCTTCTCCAACCCCATCACCACCCCCAATTTTGGAGCCGGGGTCTGAGTCTAATCTTGGAGTCCTCTCTATTCCTGGGGACACTATGACAACGGGGATGATACCAATTTCTGTAGAAGAATCGACCCCCATCTCTTGTGAATCTGGGGAGCCATATTGCCTCTCTCCAGAACCCACTCTTGCCGAACCCATACTGGAAGTAGAAGTGACACTCAGCAAACCCATTCCAGAATCTGAGTTCTCTTCCAGTCCTCTCCAGGTTTCCACGTCCCTGGTGCCTCACAGGGCTGAAACTCATGAGCCCAATGGCGTGATCCCATCTGAGGATCTGGAACCAGAGGTGGAGTCAAGCACGGAGCcagctcctccccctctttcaGCTTGTGCTTCTGAATCGCTTGTGCCCATTGCTCCAACTGCCCAACCCGAGGAGCTGCTCAATGGAGCCCCCTCGCCACCAGCTGTGGACCTCAGCCCCGTCAGTGAGCCCGAGGAGCAGGCCAAGGAGGTTCCCTCAGCGGCACTGGCCAGCATTGTCTCTCCCACTCCACCTGTGGCTCCTTCTGATACTTCTGCTGCTCaggaggaagaaatagaagaagatgaagatgaagatggagaagctgagagtgagaagggaggagaggacctCCCTCTCGATAGTACTCCTGTCCCAGCCCAATTGTCTCAGAATTTAGAGGTGGCAGCAGCTCCCCAAG TGGCAGTGTCTGTGCCAAAGAGGAGACGGAAAATTAAAGAGCTAAACAAGAAAGAGGCTGTGGGTGACCTTCTCGATGCCTTCAAGGAG GTGGACCCAGCAGTACCAGAGGTGGAGAATCAGCCTCCTACTGGCAGCAACCCAAGCCCAGAGTCTGAGGGCAGTGCTGCGCTCCCACAgcctgaggaagcagaggaaaccTGGGACTCTAAGGAAGACAAAATTCACAATGCCGAGAACATTCAGCCTGGGGAACAGAAGTACGAGTACAAGTCAG ATCAGTGGAAGCCTCTCAACCTTGAAGAGAAGAAGCGTTATGATAGGGAGTTCCTGCTGGGCTTTCAGTTCATCTTTGCCAGtatgcagaagccagaaggatTGCCCCATATCACTGATGTGGTGCTGGACAAG GCTAATAAAACACCACTTCGGTCACTGGATCCCTCCAGACTACCTGGCATAAACTGTGGCCCAGATTTCACTCCATCCTTTGCCAACCTTGGCCGACCAACCCTCAGCAGCCGTGGGCCCCCAAGGGGTGGGCCAGGTGGGGAGCTGCCCCGAGGGCCG caggctggcctgggacccaGGCGCTCTCAGCAGGGTCCACGGAAGGAAACTCGCAAGATCATTTCCTCAGTGATAATGACTGAAGACATAAAACTGAACAAAGCAGAGAAGGCGTGGAAACCCAGTAGCAAACGGACAGCCGCTGATAAGGATCGAGGGGAGGAGGATGCTGACGGAAGCAAGACCCAG GACCTGTTCCGAAGGGTACGCTCCATCTTGAATAAGCTGACACCCCAGATGTTTCAGCAGCTGATGAAGCAGGTGACACAGCTGGCCATTGACACGGAGGAACGCCTCAAAGGAGTCATTGACCTCATCTTCGAGAAAGCCATTTCAGAGCCCAACTTCTCTGTGGCTTATGCCAACATGTGCCGCTGCCTCATGGCG CTGAAAGTGCCCACTACAGAAAAGCCAACAGTGACTGTGAATTTTCGAAAACTGTTGTTAAATCGGTGTCAGAAAGAATTtgagaaagacaaagatgatgatgaagtttttgaaaaaaagcaaaaagaaatggATGAAGCTGCTACG GCAGAAGAACGGGGACGCCTGAAAGAAGAACTAGAAGAGGCCCGGGACATAGCTCGGCGGCGCTCTTTAGGGAATATCAAGTTCATTGGGGAGCTATTCAAGTTGAAGATGTTAACAGAAGCAATAATGCATGACTGTGTGGTCAAACTACTTAAAAACCATGATGAGGAGTCCCTAGAATGCCTCTGCCGTCTCCTCACCACGATTGGCAAAGACCTGGACTTTGCAAAAGCCAAG CCTCGAATGGATCAGTATTTCAACCAGATGgaaaaaatcattaaagaaaagaaGACCTCATCTCGCATCCGTTTTATGCTACAGGATGTGCTTGACCTGCGGCAG AGCAATTGGGTGCCGCGTCGCGGGGATCAGGGCCCCAAGACGATCGATCAGATTCACAAGGAGGCTGAAATGGAGGAACACAGGGAGCACATCAAGGTCCAGCAGCTCATGGCCAAGGGCGGCGACAAGCGTCGGGGCGGCCCTCCAGGCCCTCCTGTCA ACCGTGGCCTTCCACTTGTGGATGATGGTGGCTGGAATACAGTCCCCATCAGCAAAGGCAGTCGCCCCATTGACACCTCACGGCTCACCAAGATCACAAAG CCTGGGTCCATTGATTCTAACAACCAGCTCTTTGCACCTGGAGGACGACTGAGTTGGGGCAAGGGCAGCAGTGGGGGATCAGGAGCCAAACCCTCAGACACAG CATCGGAAGCTACTCGTCCAGCTACTTTGAATCGCTTTTCTGCTCTTCAACAAACATTACCCGTAGAGAACACAGATAACAGACGTGTTGTACAGAG GAGCAGCTTAAGCCGGGAACGAGGTGAGAAAGCTGGGGACCGGGGAGACCGGCTAGAGCGCAGTGAGCGGGGAGGTGACCGTGGGGACCGACTTGATCGTGCCAGAACACCTGCCACCAAGCGAAGTTTtagcaaagaagtggaggagcGGAGTAGAGAGCGGCCATCCCAGCCTGAGGGACTCCGCAAGGCAGCTAGCCTCACGGAGGATCGAGGTCGGGATCCTG TGAAGCGGGAAGCCACTCTACCTCCAGTGAGCCCTCCAAAGGCTGCGCTCGCTGTGGATGAGGTGGAGAGGAAGTCGAAGGCCATCATTGAAGAGTATCTCCATCTCAATGACATGAAGGAGGCCGTGCAGTGCGTCCAGGAGCTGGCTTCACCCTCCCTGCTCTTCATCTTTGTACGGCTTGGCATCGAGTCCACGCTGGAGCGAAGCACCATTGCTCGTGAGCACATGGGGAGACTGCTGCACCAGCTACTCTGCGCAGGGCACCTCTCTACTGCCCAGTACTACCAAGG GCTGTATGAAACACTAGAATTGGCTGAGGACATGGAAATCGACATCCCTCATGTATGGCTTTACCTGGCAGAACTGATAACACCTATTCTTCAGGAAGACGGGGTACCCATGGGAGAGCTCTTTAG GGAAATTACGAAGCCTCTGAGACCCATGGGCAAAGCCACTTCTTTGTTGCTGGAGATCCTGGGTCTCTTATGCAAGAGCATG GGTCCCAAAAAGGTGGGAATGCTGTGGCGAGAGGCTGGGCTAAGCTGGAGGGAATTTCTAGCAGAAGGCCAAGACGTTGGCTCATTTGTGGCTGAAAAG AAGGTGGAATATACCTTGGGAGAAGAATCTGAAGCTCCTGGCCAGAGGGCACTTGCCTTTGAGGAGCTGCGAAGGCAGCTCGAGAAGCTGCTGAAGGACGGCGGCAGTAACCAGCGTGTGTTTGACTGGATAGAG GCCAACCTGAATGAGCAGCAGATAGCATCCAATACATTAGTTCGAGCCCTCATGACAACTGTCTGTTATTCTGCAATTATCT tTGAGACTCCTCTCCGAGTGGATGTTCAAGTGTTGAAAGTGCGAGCAAGACTGCTTCAGAAATACCTGAGTGATGAGCAGAAGGAGCTACAAGCACTCTATGCTCTCCAGGCCCTTGTAGTGACCTTAGAACAGCCTGCCA